Below is a window of Polyangiaceae bacterium DNA.
GCGCTTTACGCCGAGGGTCTCGAGCAAATCGCGGACTGGGTGGCACAGGCCCTGCGGGAGACGACGGAGCTCTCGGGCGTCGTCCGGCGCAAGCGCGAGTCCGAGGAGCGCCTGGAGCTGGTCTGGGGTCGAAAGCCGCCGCCCGACCTGCTGGTCGAAGAGCACGGCGTGCGGCTGCGAGCGGACCTCGAGCTCGGCCAGAAGACCGGGCTGTTCCTGGACCACCGGGAGAATCGCCGCTACCTAGGCACGCTCTCCGCGGGCCGGAGCGTCCTGAATCTGTTCTCGTACACCGGTGCGTTCTCGCTCCATGCCGCGCGGGGCGGCGCCAGCCGCGTGACGAGCGTCGACGTGGCGGCGCGCGCCATGGACACCGCCCGGGAGAACTTCCGGCTCAACGGCCTCGACGCCGACGCCCACGACTTCGTCGTCGCCGACGTGTTCGAGTACCTCGAGCAAGCGCGCCGCGCGGGAAAGACGTGGGACCTGGTGATCTCCGACCCGCCCAGCTTCGCGCGCAGCAAGCAGCAGCAGAAGCAGGCGCTCCGGGCCTACGCCAAGCTCAACTCGATGGGCCTGTGCGTGACCGCGCCCGGTGGCCTGTACGCGGCGGCGAGCTGCACCTCGCAGGTCGGGCCGGACGCGTTTCGGCAGACCTTGGCCGAAGCCGCCGAGCGCGCCAAGCGGCGCCTCCAGATCATCCACGAGGCGGGGCAACCGCCGGATCACCCGGTGCTCGCCCAGCACCTCGAGGGCAGGTACCTCAAGTTCGTGGTGGGGCGAGCGCTAACGCCGGCGTGACAAAAGGAAGAAACCGCACCGGCGGCGGGGTGGACGTCCGTCGCGGGTGCGGCTCTTCGGGACTCGGGATCGGCTCGGGCTTCAGGCGCCGAGCGCGCCACCTCCTTGGCTCTTGGCGACCGGCTCACGGTTAGCGCGACGCTTCGTCGGGCTTTCTTTGGGCTTGGTTCTCATCGGGCTTGGCTTGTCTTGTTTTTTGGGGACGAGCGCGTCGAGACGGCTTGCCGTGGGTCGGTGCGGTTTTCGTAGCGGTGAATTCGGGCGGGAGGTCAGTTGAGCTGGGCGAGCACCTCCGTTCTGCTGCCGTCTGGGCGGTCCATCGAGGCGATGACCACGTGCTGGCCGGCGCTCATGCGCACGCCGGCGTTCACTCGAGCCTCGGTGGAGGGAGCTTTGGGGACGCGCACGCTCTTCCTGACGTCGAAGCGGAGCGGGGCGGACGCGCCGCGACCCTCGCGGTGCACGGAGATCCGCCACTCGGCGTCGCCAACCTGCGTGTCGATGCGGGACGACGAGCCGAGCTCGCCGAGGGGGAGCGTGAAGCGCTCGATGCGAGCGGGCGAGCCGGCGACGATCTCGCGGATCTCGATGGAGACCATGGTTGGGCTCGAGGTGCTCGCAACGGCTGCGGGTGCCGGACGTGTCGGGGGTGCCGGCGCCTTCAGCTGCGCGGGGACTCGCGGGCGCGAGTAGGCGGCAGGCTTCGTCGCTGGCGGCGGGAAGCGGCGGGACCAGGGCAAGACGTCGGGCTCGCGCGCCGGCGCCACTGCGGAGCGCGGGGGGGGAGGGTCCGCATGGGCGTCGGGCGCGCCGAGCGAGAGGGCGGCGAAAGCCAACGGGGCTGCCAGTGACGACACGATGTGGACCGGGCGAATGCTCATTCAGTGCTCCTTGGTTGCGTGATTTCGACTAGAGCAACGCCCGTGCCACGCCGCGGTCATCGCGCAATGCGCGGGAAATCGCGGAAACTCGCCCGCGCTGCGCCGCGCCGAATTGTCACGCTGTCGCCGGCCCGCGGCGCGCGCTGACGGGCTGGCAAAGTGCTGCTCAGAACACGTAGCGCAGCGAAACGCCGCCGGTCCAGGCCAGCGCCTGCTCGCCGCCGCGATCACGCCCGAGCACGTCCTGGTAGTTCTTCACGCCGCCGTTCAGCGCCAACGCCATGTGCGGATTCACTTGGTACCACTCCAGGCCGAGCTGCCCGCCCCAGTACAGGCCGAGGCGGTCGGCGTTGCGGTAGCCATAGTAGAAGAGCACGTCCTCGCTGATCTCGGCGGCGCCCGCGCTGCCCTGCACGTAGATGCCGAAGCGATCCGTCGGCTTGACGGTGAGGCGCAGGCCGCCACCGAAGCCGTACAGCGCATAGGTGCGCGGGTCCGGCGGGCGGTTCGCGTAGGAGGTATTCGAGAACACCAAGTCACCTTCGGCGAACACCATCAGGAACGACAGCGGCTCGAAGCCGAAGTGCAGATGGAACCAGGGTGAGGTGGGGGAGACGTTCTTCAGCGGGCCCAGGTGCCCCATGGCCCCGATGGTGGACTCGACCACGAAGCCGTGTCCGCGGGGCGGAGGCGGCGGCGCCTCTTCCTGGTCGTCGGCCTCCACCTGATCCCGGCCAGCTTGCGGGTCGCTCGAGAGCCAGGTGTCGATCTCCGCCTCGGTCATCTGGCGGCGCTCGGGCTCGTCGGCGGCCCGGGACTGCCCGGCCCCGAGCGCGAGCGAGAGCGCCGAGAGCGGGACCAACGCGAGACGGGAGAGGCGCGGCATACGAGGCGGGCCGCACGTTAGCGCGCCCGCCCCCGGCCGTCATCGGGCTTGTCCGGGGACAAAAAGCCGAAGCCCCACGCCTTCTGCGGCGCGGGGCCTCGCTTCGGCCCATTACGGGCCGTTCGTCGGGCTCACTGAGTCTTGGCGCGGTAGTGGATGCCGCAGCGGTAATAGGTACCTTGGATGTTGGCGTCCTTGCTCGAGGCGCTGAGCTTCACGATCAGCTTCGACTGGCCCGTCGGGGTAGTGAGCTGGCTCAGGACCGCGTCCTGCGTCGCGGTCTCCACGATCGAGCCGCCGGTGACCGCGGAGCCGTCCTCCTTCAGCAGGGCCACGGTGAAGTTGCGCAGGCCCGAGCCCGAGCGCTCCGCGCCGCACGCCACCGACACCGTCTCCCAGGCCGTCGACGGCACGTTCGCCGAGAAGTGATCGACGTCCGTGGTGCTGGTGATGTCGCCCTCGATGAAGTAGCTGCCGGGCTGCGAGGTGGCTACGGTGAGGGCCTCCGCCGTGCCCAGCGTGTCGTTCGCCGACTCGTTCTTCTCGACGGGGTTGCCCGCGCCGAAGCCCGACAGGTCGAAGTAGAAGTCGTTGCTGCCGGTCGGGCTCGCCGCGCGCTTGTAGAACGCGACGTACTCCTTGCCCGCGATCAGCGGCACGTCGATGCTCTGGCCCTGGCTCGACTTGGTGTCCTTCTTGGAGAAGTCCACCTTGGCCAGGACCACGGTCGGCGCGGCCTTCTCCGCGATCCAGATCTCGCTCGGCGAGGTCGTGGAGCCGTTGCCGTCCACGCCGCCCTCCTGGGTGTAGAGGCTGCCGTTCAGGCGGCTGCCGCTGGCGACGGTGATGTCCGTCGGCACGGTGAAGCCGTAGGCGTCCACGTCCGTCGCGCTGCCGAAGGTCCCCATCACGGTCGTCAGGTAGTAGCTGCCGGCCTGGTTGGGGTTCTTCTTGTAGGTGAGCGGAGTGGCCTGAGTCTCGTTCTCGTTCGGCTCGACCTCTTTCACCTCGCCCTGGTCGGTGAATTTGATCTCCGTGATGTACATGCTGTAGTTCTTCTTGGTGATCTTGGCGACGGGCGCGCAGTTCGACGCCCCGCCCTTCTCCCAAGCGGTGCACTCGACCACGCGCACGTAGTAGGTGCCGTCCGCCGGCAGCACGGTCATCAGGAACGGGTCGTTGCTGGTGCGCGGGTTCGGATCGTCCTGCTCGGCGATCTTCTTGCCCGTCGAGTCGTACATCGTGATCACGAGATCGACGTAGGTCGGGTCGAACTTGTCCGTGCCGGTCTTGGCGGCGGTGATGATTTGCAGAGCCTGGCCCGCCTTGCCGTCGAACTTGTACCAGTCCTGATCCGTGGCGGCCGGATCGAGCGCGCCCGCTACCGAGTCGTTCTGCGGATCGGTGCCGATCTTGGTCTGCGTCGCCGTCTCCTTGGTGTCGTTGCCGTCGGGCTTCGCGCCGCCCGTGCCGCCCGCGCCGCCGGTGCCGCCCGCGCCGCCGGTGGTCCCTCCGGCGCCGCCGACGCCACCGCCGACGCCGCCCGCGCCGCCGATGGGCCCGCCGCCGATGCCGCCCGAGCCGCCGCTGCCGCCGGTGCTGGAGCTGCCGCCGCCGTCGTCACCGCCGCAGGCGGTCACGGTCGTGAGCCAGCCCGCGCTGGCGATCAGAAGTGCAAGAGAGGTCCTGGTCTTCGAAGTCATGTTCAATCCCCGTTCGGTTGTCGTGGCGCGGCGGCGTCGTCCCCGAGCACCTTCGCGGCCGGGCAGCATAGAGGGGCGCCGCAGCTTTTCAAGGCGAGCGGGTTTCTCGCGCCCCGACGCGGATTTACCCGCGTCTGGACGCACGTGGGTCCGGCGGCAGGTCCCGCTCAGCCCATGAAGTCGCGCTTGGCGCTGAGGCTGAAGAGGGGGAGGCCGGCTTGCCGAATCGTCTCCGCGCCGCCCTCTTCTCGGTCGACGACGGCGAGGATGCCGATCACCTTCGCCCCCACCGCCTCGAGCGCCTGCACGGCCTTCAGGCTCGAGCCGCCGGTGGTGATCACGTCCTCGAGCAGGGCGACCCGCAGCCCGGGGCGGAGCGACTTGTCGCCCTCGACCAGCTTGGCGCTGCCGTGGTCCTTGCGCTCCTTGCGCACGTAGAGCGCAGGCAGCGGCCGACCCGCCTGGAAGCTCACCAGGCTGACCGCGCTCGCCAAGGGGCAGCCGCCGAGCTCGACTCCGCCGACGGCGTCGCACTCGGGGAGCTCCGCCAGGGCTTGGAACATCAGCTCACCCACGAGCGCGTGGCCCTCGGCGGTGAGCACGCTCTGCTTGCAGTCGATGAAGAAGTCGCTCTCGCGACCGGAGGCGAGGATGACCTTCTTCTTTTCGAAGCTGCGCTCGCGGAGCAGCGCCACGAGCCGCTGACGCTTGCCCTCGTCGATCACGAGCGCTTCGCCTTCTTCTTCCCTCGAACGCCCTTGCCCAGCGCGGGCACGACCGGCGCGGGCGGTCCCGCGGGCGGATCCGCCGCCGCGATCGGGACCGAGACCTGCGCTGGCGGGGGCGCCGGTGCGGGCTTCGCGGCCGCGGGCGCCGTCGCCGGCTTGGGGGTCGCGGTCAACGCGGGCTTCGCCTTCACGCCGCTGAAGCTCTCGCCGACCCGTCGCGTGGGCACCACCGCAGCGCGGCGCGGCGCGGTGGGCTCGCCCTCCGTGCGCACGCTGCCGCGCACGAGCGCGCCATCGGCGATGCCGATGCGCGGCGCGACAAGATCGCCGACGACGCGGGCGCCGCGCTCCAGCATCACGGCTTCGCTGCCGGTCAGGTCGCCGGCGACCTGGCCGGCCACCAGGATCTGCGCGCCGCTGACGCTGCCGTTCACGGCGCCGTCTTCGCCGATGGCCACGTCGCCGTCCACCTGGACGTCGCCCTCGACCCGGCCACGGATCTCGATGGAACCGGCGCCGCGGACGTTGCCGCGGACCGCAGTGCCCTGCCCGATGATGGTTGCTGCCGCCATCGCCCCGTCACACGTCCATGTCGACGCTGCCCTTGAACGAGGCACCGTCCGCGATGGTGAAGCGCGCCGACTTCACGTCGCCCACCAGACGACCGCCGGCCTGGATGTCGACGCGCTCCTGCGCGGAGACGTTGCCCGTGACCTGCCCGGCGATGGTCACCGAGCTCGCCGTGAGGTCGGCCTCGACGACGCCGGCCGAGCCCACGGAGACTGCGTCCGTCGTGGTCAGCGTACCGCGCACCGTGCCGTGGACGACGACCTCGTCGTCCCCCGTGAGCTCGCCTTCGATGGTGAGCCCCTCTCCAATCACCGTTCCCGCCATGGTCGCTCCAGCTTCGGCGGCTCAGCGCCGCCCTTCGAGTTCCAGAGTGAAGTCCGTGTCGAGCCGAACGTCGACTCGCGAGCCCGGCTCGATGGTCACGCTCGAGCCCTTGAGGTCCCCGCGCACCTCCGCGCCGGAGCGCACGATGATCGGGCCCTGGCAGCTCACGTCGCCGCGCAGGCGGCCTGTTACTTCGAGCGCGGCGCCGCTCACGTCGCCGTCCACGCTGCCGCCCGAGCCGATCTCGACCGGCCCGGAGACCGCGACGTCACCGCTCAGCGTGCCCTCGACGCGAAGGCCGCCGCTGCCGGAGACCCTCCCGGTGAGCTGGGAGCGAGCGCCGATCACGCTGGTGTCCGAGGTGTGCCGCGCCATGAATGCGGGCGCACGCTAATACAGGCCGGCCGGGCTGTCACCACGGGGAAAAGCGTGGAGAATATCAGCGCCGCGCCGCCAGGATCTCTCCCGCGCGGTTCACCGTGGCGTAGAGCCCGCGGGCGTAGAGCTCGCGCTGCCGCGAAGCGTCCAGGTCTCCGGGCCGTCCGGCCGTGGCGGCCGCCAGCAGGATGGCCGCGGACACGCTCACGTTCAGGCTCTCCACGAAGCCCCGCATCGGGATGCGCACGGAGCGGCTCGCAGCGCTGGCGAGCGCCTGCGAGATGCCGTCGTGCTCGTTGCCGAGCACCAGGCACAAACGCGGCAACCTCGCGAGGTCCTCCGGGCGGAGCTCGCCCTGCGGGTGCGTCGCGACGAGCTCGAAGCCCCGATCTCGGAGGGCGGTGACGGCCTCGTCCGGGCTGGCGTGCCGCGTCACGTCCACCCAGCGCTCGGTGCCCTTGGCCACGCCGCCGGAGACCAGGAACTCCTCGTGGCGCGGGACGACGTGCACGCAAGAGACGCCGAAGGCATCGGCGGAGCGCAGGATGGCGGCGCCGTTGTGGGGGTCGTGCGGCGCGTCCATCAGCAGGGTGACGCTGTCGAGCCGTCCAGCGATGACCTCCCCGAGCCGCGCTCGCCGCGCCTCGAGCACCAACGGCTCGAGCAGCTCGATCACCTGCTCCGCGCTCCACTCGGGGCCCCAGGGCAGGGCTGGGGCGCTCGGCGCGAAGACGCCTTCGGACTCGCGGCGCATGCTCAGCCGAGGGGCTGCCCGAGCGCCGCGGCGACCTTGCGCACGTCGCTCATCATCTCGGTGAACATGTCGAAGGTCAGGGCCTGGGGCCCGTCCGACAGCGCCTTGCTCGGATTGGGGTGGACCTCGACGATCACGCCGTCCACGCCCGTGGCGGCGGCGGCGCGCGCCATCGGCGCGACCGCCTTGGCGACGCCGGTGCCGTGCGACGGATCGACGACGATGGGCAGGTGGGTGATGGCTCGGAGCAGAGGCAACACCCCGAGGTCGAGCGTGTTGCGGGTCAGCGTCTCGTAGGTGCGAATGCCGCGCTCGCAGAGCATCACCTGGTAGTTGCCCCGGGACACGATGTATTCGGCGGCCATCAGCCACTCGTTCACCGTGCTGGCGATGCCGCGCTTGAGCATGACCGGCTTGCCCAGAGCGCCCACGGCCTCGAGCAGCGAGAAGTTCTGCATGTTGCGCGCGCCGATTTGCAGGATGTCGGCGTGCTCGGCCACGACCTTCAGCGTCTCGGTGTCCTTCACCTCCGTGATCACCGGCATGCCGGTGGCTCGTCGCGCCTCGGCGAGGAGCGCGAGCCCTTCTTCGCGCAGGCCTTGGAAGTCGTAAGGGCTGGTGCGGGGCTTGAACGCGCCGCCGCGCAGGATGCGGGCGCCCTGCTCGCGCACGTGCCGGGCGGTCGAGAGCACTTGCTCGCGACTCTCCACCGAGCACGGCCCCGCCATCACCACGAGAGCGCCGCCGCCGATCTTCACGCCGCCGACGTCGATCACCGTGTCGTCGGGCTTGACCTCGCGGCTCACCAGCTTCCACGGCTTGCTGACGGCGACGGCTTCCTGCACGCCCGGCAGCCGGTTGAACAGCGCCGGATCCACCGCGCCCTTGTTGCCGGTGATGCCGATGGCGACCCGCACCGCGCCCGGGATCTCGTTGGGCGTGAAGCCCAGCTCGCGGATGCGGTCGCAGACGCCGCGGACCTGGTCCGGCGTGGCGTTCGAGCTCATCACGATCAGCATGGGCGGGCCTCCGAAGGGGGCGGATCCTCTAGCACGGGTGCCCCGCGCCATGGGCCGAGGACCGCGAAAACCTGCGGTAATTGCCCGCGCCCGGGCCTGACCCGTTCCGCCGCGGCGCGGCCGTGCTTATGTTTCGCGCTCACCCCCGGAAACCCTCATGGCATCCAAGAACGTCCAACATTTCAACGACGTCAATTTCGACCAAGAAGTCCTGAAAGCCGACAAGCCCGTGCTGGTCGACTTCACGGCGACCTGGTGCGGCCCCTGCAAAGCGCTGGCCCCCATCGTCGATCAGCTCGCCGACGAGCTGGGCGAGAACGTGAAGGTGGGCAAGCTCGACATCGACGAGTCCCCCGTGACCGCTGGCAAGCTCGGCATCCGCGGCGTCCCCACCGTGATGGTGTTCAAGAACGGTCAGCGCGCGGCGCAGCACGTCGGGCTGACGACCAAGGCGAAGCTGAAGGAGCTCATCGGCGTCTGAAACGCCGGCGTTTCCTGATTGCCGTTCACCTGGTGACCGCCGTGGCGCAGCTCGCCCCGGCGCTCGCGTGGGCTGCGCTCTTCCCCTGGTGGCTCGCCCTCGGCCTCACGCTCGGGGCATGGGCGCTGACCGCGCGGCGGGTGCATCGGCTGTTCGGGGATCCGCGTAGGCCGCGCTGGGTCACGCGGCTGGTGGACGAGCCCGTGTTCCTGCACTGGGGCGCGGGCCTCTTGGCCCTGCCGCTGTTCTGCGTGGGCGCGCTCGGGCTCGGCGCTGCGTCGCTCGGCGGCTGTGCGCCCGCGGCGGGGC
It encodes the following:
- a CDS encoding class I SAM-dependent rRNA methyltransferase, coding for MRSLELELPRFLEAPLRAGHPWVYRDHVPREFRAPAGAVVRIRAGSFTAFALWDATSQIALRVYSTREAPSAAWVTERVRQAWELRALVRSERTSAFRWIFGEGDGLPGVVVDLYGRFAVIALYAEGLEQIADWVAQALRETTELSGVVRRKRESEERLELVWGRKPPPDLLVEEHGVRLRADLELGQKTGLFLDHRENRRYLGTLSAGRSVLNLFSYTGAFSLHAARGGASRVTSVDVAARAMDTARENFRLNGLDADAHDFVVADVFEYLEQARRAGKTWDLVISDPPSFARSKQQQKQALRAYAKLNSMGLCVTAPGGLYAAASCTSQVGPDAFRQTLAEAAERAKRRLQIIHEAGQPPDHPVLAQHLEGRYLKFVVGRALTPA
- a CDS encoding pre-peptidase C-terminal domain-containing protein; amino-acid sequence: MTSKTRTSLALLIASAGWLTTVTACGGDDGGGSSSTGGSGGSGGIGGGPIGGAGGVGGGVGGAGGTTGGAGGTGGAGGTGGAKPDGNDTKETATQTKIGTDPQNDSVAGALDPAATDQDWYKFDGKAGQALQIITAAKTGTDKFDPTYVDLVITMYDSTGKKIAEQDDPNPRTSNDPFLMTVLPADGTYYVRVVECTAWEKGGASNCAPVAKITKKNYSMYITEIKFTDQGEVKEVEPNENETQATPLTYKKNPNQAGSYYLTTVMGTFGSATDVDAYGFTVPTDITVASGSRLNGSLYTQEGGVDGNGSTTSPSEIWIAEKAAPTVVLAKVDFSKKDTKSSQGQSIDVPLIAGKEYVAFYKRAASPTGSNDFYFDLSGFGAGNPVEKNESANDTLGTAEALTVATSQPGSYFIEGDITSTTDVDHFSANVPSTAWETVSVACGAERSGSGLRNFTVALLKEDGSAVTGGSIVETATQDAVLSQLTTPTGQSKLIVKLSASSKDANIQGTYYRCGIHYRAKTQ
- the pyrE gene encoding orotate phosphoribosyltransferase is translated as MIDEGKRQRLVALLRERSFEKKKVILASGRESDFFIDCKQSVLTAEGHALVGELMFQALAELPECDAVGGVELGGCPLASAVSLVSFQAGRPLPALYVRKERKDHGSAKLVEGDKSLRPGLRVALLEDVITTGGSSLKAVQALEAVGAKVIGILAVVDREEGGAETIRQAGLPLFSLSAKRDFMG
- a CDS encoding polymer-forming cytoskeletal protein; translated protein: MAAATIIGQGTAVRGNVRGAGSIEIRGRVEGDVQVDGDVAIGEDGAVNGSVSGAQILVAGQVAGDLTGSEAVMLERGARVVGDLVAPRIGIADGALVRGSVRTEGEPTAPRRAAVVPTRRVGESFSGVKAKPALTATPKPATAPAAAKPAPAPPPAQVSVPIAAADPPAGPPAPVVPALGKGVRGKKKAKRS
- a CDS encoding polymer-forming cytoskeletal protein, translating into MAGTVIGEGLTIEGELTGDDEVVVHGTVRGTLTTTDAVSVGSAGVVEADLTASSVTIAGQVTGNVSAQERVDIQAGGRLVGDVKSARFTIADGASFKGSVDMDV
- a CDS encoding polymer-forming cytoskeletal protein; amino-acid sequence: MARHTSDTSVIGARSQLTGRVSGSGGLRVEGTLSGDVAVSGPVEIGSGGSVDGDVSGAALEVTGRLRGDVSCQGPIIVRSGAEVRGDLKGSSVTIEPGSRVDVRLDTDFTLELEGRR
- a CDS encoding RNA methyltransferase, whose protein sequence is MRRESEGVFAPSAPALPWGPEWSAEQVIELLEPLVLEARRARLGEVIAGRLDSVTLLMDAPHDPHNGAAILRSADAFGVSCVHVVPRHEEFLVSGGVAKGTERWVDVTRHASPDEAVTALRDRGFELVATHPQGELRPEDLARLPRLCLVLGNEHDGISQALASAASRSVRIPMRGFVESLNVSVSAAILLAAATAGRPGDLDASRQRELYARGLYATVNRAGEILAARR
- the aroF gene encoding 3-deoxy-7-phosphoheptulonate synthase, whose translation is MLIVMSSNATPDQVRGVCDRIRELGFTPNEIPGAVRVAIGITGNKGAVDPALFNRLPGVQEAVAVSKPWKLVSREVKPDDTVIDVGGVKIGGGALVVMAGPCSVESREQVLSTARHVREQGARILRGGAFKPRTSPYDFQGLREEGLALLAEARRATGMPVITEVKDTETLKVVAEHADILQIGARNMQNFSLLEAVGALGKPVMLKRGIASTVNEWLMAAEYIVSRGNYQVMLCERGIRTYETLTRNTLDLGVLPLLRAITHLPIVVDPSHGTGVAKAVAPMARAAAATGVDGVIVEVHPNPSKALSDGPQALTFDMFTEMMSDVRKVAAALGQPLG
- the trxA gene encoding thioredoxin, with protein sequence MASKNVQHFNDVNFDQEVLKADKPVLVDFTATWCGPCKALAPIVDQLADELGENVKVGKLDIDESPVTAGKLGIRGVPTVMVFKNGQRAAQHVGLTTKAKLKELIGV